In Ruminococcaceae bacterium BL-6, a genomic segment contains:
- a CDS encoding conserved protein of unknown function (Evidence 4 : Unknown function but conserved in other organisms) — protein sequence MSKVKYGTKRSAFDCAKIWLMALSGIEYSNMGYAEDLQYYQGNDSIFKAERLATKMSKDKGNMLISFICESNKNMELNNKIDD from the coding sequence ATGTCTAAGGTAAAATATGGAACTAAACGTTCTGCTTTTGATTGTGCGAAAATTTGGTTAATGGCACTTTCTGGAATTGAATACTCAAATATGGGATATGCCGAGGATTTACAATATTATCAAGGGAACGATTCAATTTTTAAAGCGGAACGTCTTGCTACTAAAATGTCAAAAGACAAAGGTAATATGCTAATTTCTTTTATTTGTGAAAGTAATAAAAACATGGAACTTAATAACAAAATAGATGATTGA
- a CDS encoding protein of unknown function (Evidence 5 : Unknown function) has translation MKYRKSLKGIENMVVPNKPYPDMPVELQPFHYYLKDAGHVIMCVPNQFKNQANGNFDDYEVGVPVKYVLSHTYKIENGYVFINVLYNKDLGIVVDEKYDEF, from the coding sequence ATGAAATATCGTAAAAGTCTTAAAGGCATTGAAAATATGGTTGTACCAAACAAACCATATCCTGATATGCCTGTAGAATTGCAACCGTTTCATTACTACCTTAAAGATGCAGGACACGTTATTATGTGTGTTCCTAATCAATTTAAAAATCAGGCAAATGGAAACTTTGATGATTACGAAGTTGGGGTTCCGGTTAAATACGTTTTGTCACATACTTATAAAATTGAAAACGGTTATGTATTTATTAATGTCCTTTATAATAAAGATTTGGGAATTGTAGTTGACGAAAAGTATGACGAATTTTAA
- a CDS encoding conserved protein of unknown function (Evidence 4 : Unknown function but conserved in other organisms) has translation MIKNLSQLKKYCANHPYFEIVAHCRPECIGQIRKVNVVDTTGFYSIIPDDPNAKATLANRGKGSYLEWSKAPFWKFENNVASIYSSDKKTDDSLILSMAFKLM, from the coding sequence ATGATTAAGAATCTTTCTCAGTTGAAAAAGTATTGTGCTAATCATCCATACTTTGAAATCGTCGCGCATTGTCGGCCTGAGTGTATAGGACAGATACGAAAGGTTAATGTTGTTGATACAACAGGATTCTATAGTATCATTCCCGATGATCCAAACGCAAAGGCTACACTTGCTAATCGCGGCAAGGGATCATACTTGGAATGGAGTAAAGCTCCGTTCTGGAAGTTTGAAAACAATGTCGCAAGTATTTATAGTAGCGATAAGAAAACAGACGATTCTTTGATCTTGTCAATGGCATTTAAGTTGATGTAA
- a CDS encoding protein of unknown function (Evidence 5 : Unknown function): MIKIEGKDIDKLLGDKTNNLLLNLATGSLPEYLTKDEVELLKQRYGDDWFTELGYSEPKYKKPVFD, translated from the coding sequence ATGATTAAAATTGAAGGAAAAGATATTGATAAATTATTGGGAGATAAGACAAACAATTTGCTATTGAATCTTGCAACAGGGAGTCTTCCAGAGTATTTGACAAAAGATGAAGTTGAACTTTTGAAACAGAGATATGGCGATGATTGGTTTACAGAGTTGGGATACAGTGAGCCGAAATACAAGAAGCCTGTATTTGATTAA
- a CDS encoding protein of unknown function (Evidence 5 : Unknown function) yields MKIYVVYPYALNLGVIEKEAVLCDDKRMRVHEIKDGFEQTEWFDEDEYSLSKEDAYRHAEAIRNYRMAKLKTEYNRLDKLNFATVR; encoded by the coding sequence ATGAAAATTTATGTGGTTTATCCTTATGCTTTGAATCTTGGAGTCATTGAAAAAGAAGCAGTTTTGTGTGATGACAAAAGAATGAGAGTGCATGAAATCAAGGATGGATTTGAACAGACGGAATGGTTTGATGAAGATGAATATTCCTTATCTAAAGAAGATGCTTATAGACATGCTGAAGCAATTAGAAACTATCGAATGGCAAAACTTAAAACAGAATATAACAGGTTGGATAAATTAAATTTTGCAACTGTGCGTTAA
- a CDS encoding protein of unknown function (Evidence 5 : Unknown function), protein MIKLEHIETKIFHEDGHEEETERKNKYLDQWGHDYCYTEQQRYNDFYGAALTTITVYKETIS, encoded by the coding sequence ATGATTAAACTAGAACATATTGAAACTAAAATTTTTCATGAAGATGGGCATGAAGAAGAAACAGAACGTAAAAACAAATACTTAGATCAATGGGGACATGATTATTGTTATACTGAACAACAGCGTTATAATGACTTTTATGGCGCTGCATTAACAACAATTACCGTATATAAGGAAACGATTTCATGA
- a CDS encoding conserved protein of unknown function (Evidence 4 : Unknown function but conserved in other organisms): MKQFIRDINEYAKLYRDDKTGIAWIEDGSTGLGHSVHPNIDITGSVKGMKNRGYWGKYDKIVRSHGWQYNISKFVVSDELDSIVANECQCEECKKRRDLNATKFIQEQIQNDD; encoded by the coding sequence ATGAAACAATTCATCAGAGATATTAACGAATATGCAAAGCTGTATCGTGATGATAAAACAGGTATCGCATGGATTGAAGATGGTTCAACTGGATTAGGACATTCGGTTCATCCGAATATTGATATTACAGGTAGCGTGAAGGGAATGAAGAATCGCGGTTATTGGGGTAAGTATGATAAAATTGTACGCTCGCATGGATGGCAATATAATATTTCAAAGTTTGTTGTAAGCGATGAATTAGACAGTATTGTCGCAAACGAATGTCAATGTGAAGAATGTAAAAAACGCAGAGATTTAAACGCGACAAAATTTATTCAAGAACAGATACAAAATGATGATTAA
- a CDS encoding protein of unknown function (Evidence 5 : Unknown function), whose translation MDSSCIYVVSKESECGWVSNSIDLVTTDFKLAIGFIYNQYSKHNTTYQLVLSVWNHNEKVLEYGKQLEDIICLDSEDGTGIIKEDYGTHSKDEIQKQVKEQIESCEIPLF comes from the coding sequence ATGGACAGTAGTTGCATTTATGTAGTATCAAAAGAATCGGAATGTGGATGGGTTAGTAATTCTATAGATTTAGTTACAACGGATTTTAAACTTGCTATTGGATTTATTTATAATCAGTATTCCAAACATAATACAACATATCAATTAGTGCTTTCTGTATGGAATCATAATGAAAAGGTTTTAGAATATGGGAAGCAATTAGAAGATATCATTTGTTTAGATAGCGAAGATGGTACAGGGATTATAAAAGAAGATTATGGAACCCATAGTAAAGATGAAATTCAGAAGCAAGTTAAAGAACAGATTGAAAGCTGTGAAATTCCATTATTTTGA
- a CDS encoding protein of unknown function (Evidence 5 : Unknown function): MIVTFYENYKGGVNNLCVAQDTKTGEFATSFKGKERAVKNLNKTLKRRISYD, from the coding sequence ATGATCGTTACTTTTTATGAAAACTATAAAGGTGGGGTTAATAATCTTTGCGTTGCACAAGATACTAAAACGGGTGAATTTGCAACGAGTTTTAAAGGAAAAGAACGGGCAGTTAAAAACTTAAACAAAACATTAAAAAGGAGAATAAGCTATGATTAA
- a CDS encoding protein of unknown function (Evidence 5 : Unknown function): MNSVIMPKKIRGIIKRIYQHPGNIYSIVLKNEETIWCNDQVELYDYLRQIAANC; this comes from the coding sequence TTGAATAGTGTTATTATGCCGAAGAAAATTAGAGGTATAATTAAAAGGATTTATCAGCATCCCGGTAATATATATTCTATTGTTTTAAAGAATGAAGAAACAATTTGGTGTAATGATCAAGTTGAATTGTATGATTACTTGCGTCAAATAGCCGCTAACTGTTAA
- a CDS encoding conserved protein of unknown function (Evidence 4 : Unknown function but conserved in other organisms) codes for MMFVESGRVKLMKPLFINGMFNRKGNRIRAKYIKTISDGNVTYPLWIESGKPNKDYTKNPDDKYYLYIQVGEWLIMTGYTEYELETRSGSERLNKEWYGSFEKREEYFKENIYNGRTSEEYEPLVKEQIAKENTFIAEYGKHEVTQAAFLKQDIDRAITRYIDARDNNGKFADFVGAAFVGELGTCDKLSQKLKKIRQQEENIKRAKCEEQHRKEVEEEQKKEQAAIKEAENTFINGGTIKNGALVVKIADKYGVNVPIRTRGWILNTLAECTISKSGSVSYRYWKRSKGAKGSQKVYDILSKVRDALKVAEAV; via the coding sequence ATGATGTTTGTAGAATCGGGACGGGTAAAACTTATGAAACCGCTTTTTATAAACGGCATGTTCAATCGTAAAGGAAATAGAATTAGAGCAAAATATATTAAAACAATTTCAGATGGGAATGTAACATACCCTTTGTGGATTGAAAGCGGAAAACCTAATAAGGATTATACTAAAAATCCAGATGATAAATATTACCTGTATATTCAAGTAGGAGAATGGCTTATTATGACAGGATATACAGAGTATGAACTTGAAACAAGGTCAGGAAGTGAACGTCTTAACAAGGAATGGTATGGAAGTTTTGAAAAACGTGAAGAATATTTTAAAGAAAATATTTACAATGGTCGTACCTCCGAAGAGTACGAACCGCTTGTAAAGGAACAGATAGCAAAAGAGAATACTTTTATTGCCGAGTATGGCAAGCATGAAGTCACACAAGCGGCATTTTTAAAACAGGATATAGACAGAGCTATTACACGATATATCGATGCAAGAGACAATAACGGAAAATTTGCGGATTTTGTTGGCGCTGCGTTTGTTGGAGAATTGGGAACATGTGATAAATTGTCGCAAAAACTTAAAAAGATTAGGCAACAGGAAGAAAATATTAAACGCGCTAAATGTGAAGAACAGCACAGGAAGGAAGTCGAAGAGGAACAAAAAAAAGAACAGGCCGCAATTAAAGAAGCGGAAAACACGTTTATCAATGGTGGTACAATTAAAAATGGTGCATTAGTTGTTAAGATTGCAGATAAATATGGGGTTAATGTTCCTATTCGTACCAGAGGATGGATATTAAATACACTGGCAGAATGTACTATCTCTAAAAGCGGAAGTGTAAGCTATCGTTATTGGAAAAGAAGTAAAGGAGCAAAGGGAAGTCAAAAGGTCTATGATATTTTATCTAAGGTTAGGGATGCACTGAAAGTAGCTGAAGCGGTTTAA
- a CDS encoding protein of unknown function (Evidence 5 : Unknown function): MVNKYTLYKFVLENPNYTAQLTQPEFDPLFVEEPQYSLSELYDKRVEDINAGILLFIKEYPELLTGTDALMLIQQKDDIIRFLKDKKESYIELLSLNDSSYTFFNCLQSILEVSIYTVRAYDDAEKLLTEDRTVYVAPLLKNGQRLKLMDSDGKLKNLQTHIANSTITIEKCRDLVKACHDHNCFPDELEIFLDVWTKTEGNECGDWPEEQLLDRTAKYSIEKDTLTIWENDKCVLENHSGILCTDKKELDLKYY; encoded by the coding sequence GTGGTTAATAAGTATACACTTTACAAATTTGTACTTGAAAATCCAAATTATACTGCCCAACTTACGCAACCAGAATTTGATCCGTTATTTGTGGAAGAACCGCAATATAGCCTAAGTGAACTTTATGATAAGCGTGTTGAAGATATCAATGCTGGGATTCTTTTGTTTATAAAAGAATATCCAGAATTATTAACAGGAACAGATGCTTTAATGCTTATTCAACAAAAGGATGATATAATTAGATTTCTAAAGGATAAAAAAGAATCTTACATTGAATTGTTATCATTGAATGATTCTTCTTATACATTTTTTAATTGTTTGCAGTCTATTTTGGAGGTGTCCATCTATACAGTGAGAGCTTATGATGATGCAGAAAAATTGTTAACGGAAGATCGCACAGTATATGTTGCGCCGCTTTTGAAAAACGGTCAAAGACTTAAACTTATGGATAGCGATGGAAAACTGAAAAATTTACAAACTCATATAGCAAATAGCACTATAACGATTGAAAAATGTCGTGATTTGGTAAAAGCTTGTCATGATCATAATTGTTTTCCAGATGAGTTAGAAATTTTTCTCGATGTGTGGACAAAGACGGAAGGAAATGAGTGCGGAGATTGGCCTGAAGAGCAATTACTTGACAGGACGGCTAAATATAGTATAGAAAAAGACACGCTGACAATTTGGGAAAACGACAAATGTGTTTTAGAAAATCATAGTGGGATACTTTGTACGGATAAAAAAGAACTTGATCTAAAATATTATTGA
- a CDS encoding protein of unknown function (Evidence 5 : Unknown function), whose product MKYSFETYEREKIRYAWLSPLHTEESLREKYYQEYLDYCKEHGLEHD is encoded by the coding sequence ATGAAATATAGTTTTGAAACGTACGAGCGTGAAAAAATACGTTATGCATGGCTAAGTCCGTTACACACAGAAGAGTCATTAAGAGAAAAATATTATCAAGAATATCTGGACTACTGTAAAGAACATGGTTTAGAACACGATTAA
- a CDS encoding protein of unknown function (Evidence 5 : Unknown function) yields MSDLKKEDSVDVEEMLLDAADNAVTQSEEDRKEQEIKLGERWHESHTDRRAISSILRKYKDGIIKLPTAQRLYVWNEKQRKSLLRTAKKGYGCGCLSLATHEGDSDEVSYLVDGQQRLISMMLLSNDKSLTEEERKIVLDYQMPTVTVYQLNWDEISEWFLFINSGVPVASMVKERSKLPVKLNNTILSVSRNQFFRAISEKSNTTFRKAHQHENIAENILLANAGCKVGSIKAKDICKRLLENESKVYDNVENADSVVERLSNIFKDIPDDIVMRSMNATFVSVLVYVMHDYPEIEDNTYVDLIKYIFASKRAIKVYSEACGRYSATEEPCKKRYDIIVNLLNNLPKTETVSDDESYHAFCRDNIGKAITTGNGNNSCDFAEFDEEERRELFLAKDDQKKWNDLVTTKYHELEQQQDIA; encoded by the coding sequence ATGTCTGATTTGAAAAAGGAAGATTCTGTGGATGTGGAAGAAATGTTGCTTGATGCTGCCGATAATGCAGTAACACAGAGCGAAGAAGATCGGAAAGAACAAGAAATTAAACTCGGTGAACGGTGGCATGAATCTCATACAGACAGGAGAGCTATTAGTTCTATTTTGCGTAAGTATAAAGATGGAATTATTAAACTTCCAACAGCACAGCGTCTTTATGTATGGAATGAAAAGCAAAGAAAATCACTTTTGCGTACCGCTAAAAAGGGATATGGGTGTGGTTGTTTGAGTCTTGCGACGCACGAAGGAGATTCAGACGAGGTTTCTTATTTGGTTGATGGTCAACAGCGTTTGATCAGTATGATGCTTCTTTCTAATGATAAAAGCTTAACGGAAGAAGAAAGAAAAATAGTTCTTGATTATCAAATGCCAACAGTAACCGTTTACCAACTTAATTGGGATGAAATTTCAGAGTGGTTCCTTTTTATTAACAGTGGTGTTCCAGTGGCTTCTATGGTCAAGGAGCGTTCTAAATTGCCTGTTAAACTCAACAATACGATCTTGAGTGTGTCTAGGAACCAGTTCTTTCGTGCAATTAGCGAGAAATCAAACACGACATTCCGAAAGGCTCATCAGCATGAAAATATCGCGGAAAATATTTTGCTTGCTAATGCCGGTTGTAAGGTTGGTTCTATCAAAGCAAAAGATATTTGCAAAAGACTTTTGGAAAATGAATCGAAAGTTTATGATAATGTCGAAAATGCAGATTCGGTTGTGGAGCGTCTAAGTAATATTTTTAAGGATATTCCAGATGATATTGTAATGCGATCTATGAACGCTACGTTTGTTTCTGTATTGGTTTATGTGATGCACGATTATCCAGAGATTGAGGATAATACCTATGTTGATCTTATCAAATATATTTTTGCAAGCAAAAGGGCAATTAAAGTATATTCAGAAGCTTGTGGTAGATATTCTGCAACAGAAGAGCCTTGCAAGAAACGGTATGATATTATTGTAAATCTTTTGAATAATTTACCTAAAACTGAAACAGTTTCAGACGATGAAAGTTATCATGCTTTTTGTAGAGACAATATAGGGAAAGCAATTACTACAGGTAATGGGAATAATTCTTGCGATTTTGCTGAATTTGACGAAGAGGAAAGACGTGAGCTTTTTCTTGCTAAAGATGATCAGAAGAAATGGAATGATTTAGTAACGACGAAGTATCACGAATTGGAACAGCAACAGGATATAGCTTAA
- a CDS encoding Transcriptional regulator, whose product MQLTMGEKIKIIMGRRNMTTTALAELLGTTRQNLTNKFARDNFSEKELREIAEKLDCEFDGQFKMRDTQEKI is encoded by the coding sequence ATGCAGTTGACTATGGGAGAAAAGATCAAGATTATTATGGGTAGGCGCAATATGACAACAACGGCTCTTGCCGAGTTGTTAGGTACTACCCGGCAGAATCTAACTAATAAATTTGCAAGAGATAATTTTTCTGAAAAGGAATTGCGAGAGATAGCAGAAAAACTTGATTGTGAGTTTGACGGACAATTTAAAATGAGAGACACACAAGAAAAAATTTAA
- a CDS encoding protein of unknown function (Evidence 5 : Unknown function): MNTWKELDKAYPMDRDEMTKEQEREFVNHCFDLYEKEGFSKVFWAQGGDFPELIGKPFTVVGRETENHIDLSYLPMWKIKFENGTEISAYPDEIIPREMRDNGCEIEELE; the protein is encoded by the coding sequence ATGAACACATGGAAAGAGCTTGATAAAGCGTACCCAATGGATAGAGACGAAATGACAAAAGAGCAGGAAAGAGAATTTGTAAATCATTGTTTTGATCTTTATGAGAAAGAAGGATTTTCAAAAGTATTTTGGGCACAAGGCGGAGATTTTCCAGAGTTGATAGGTAAACCATTTACAGTTGTAGGCAGAGAAACAGAAAATCATATTGATCTAAGCTATCTTCCGATGTGGAAGATTAAATTTGAAAATGGTACAGAAATTAGCGCCTATCCAGACGAAATTATTCCTCGTGAAATGCGTGATAATGGATGTGAAATTGAAGAGCTTGAATAA
- a CDS encoding protein of unknown function (Evidence 5 : Unknown function), translating into MSKCPNCGIEYNSDEAFCPECDIEGYHFCESCGKPIKESIYSKKIGGLVCKECYQKENEL; encoded by the coding sequence ATGAGTAAATGTCCGAATTGTGGAATCGAATATAATTCAGATGAGGCTTTTTGTCCCGAATGTGATATCGAAGGGTATCATTTCTGTGAATCTTGTGGCAAACCAATAAAGGAATCCATATATTCTAAAAAAATAGGTGGATTGGTGTGCAAAGAATGCTATCAAAAGGAGAATGAATTATGA
- a CDS encoding protein of unknown function (Evidence 5 : Unknown function) has product MKYYGYIRKSYTPDTVMVITKPCNTREKAEAEFNKKVNQFSKAQRLEMWGKETGVMKDDNKDEIVIPVSYTGVLVDVV; this is encoded by the coding sequence ATGAAATATTATGGTTATATCCGAAAAAGCTATACACCAGATACAGTTATGGTAATCACAAAGCCTTGTAACACGCGAGAGAAAGCGGAGGCAGAGTTTAATAAGAAGGTCAATCAGTTTTCAAAAGCACAGAGGCTTGAAATGTGGGGAAAGGAAACAGGGGTTATGAAGGATGATAACAAAGATGAAATTGTAATTCCTGTTAGTTATACCGGAGTATTGGTTGATGTAGTTTAA
- a CDS encoding protein of unknown function (Evidence 5 : Unknown function), which produces MKKFVVTFMSSASIIIDANTEEEAKENFDKIPDEDLLNELDGNGIEMTDIFEEDD; this is translated from the coding sequence ATGAAAAAGTTTGTTGTTACGTTTATGTCTTCTGCCAGTATAATTATTGACGCAAATACGGAGGAAGAAGCAAAAGAAAATTTTGATAAAATTCCGGATGAAGATTTGTTGAATGAACTTGACGGAAATGGGATTGAAATGACTGATATTTTTGAAGAGGATGATTAA
- a CDS encoding protein of unknown function (Evidence 5 : Unknown function), with the protein MALKNFEKLGFKAPGSIILQKNGITVLIPTNPNDKDGYCIELNKKINGHNLCFYMLSEQDALEMCEKFAKESA; encoded by the coding sequence ATGGCTTTGAAAAATTTTGAAAAGTTAGGATTTAAAGCTCCTGGCTCAATAATATTGCAAAAGAATGGTATAACAGTATTAATACCAACAAATCCAAATGATAAAGATGGATATTGCATAGAACTTAATAAAAAAATAAATGGTCATAATTTGTGTTTTTATATGTTGAGTGAACAAGATGCACTTGAAATGTGTGAGAAATTTGCAAAGGAATCCGCTTGA
- a CDS encoding protein of unknown function (Evidence 5 : Unknown function): MTVKDLMIDLNKLPEDATIGTISWDEDGLLHGRCACSVRSRDNLPDEIETGEKQLDYYVMC, translated from the coding sequence ATGACTGTGAAAGATTTGATGATAGACCTTAATAAATTACCTGAAGATGCAACAATTGGGACTATTTCTTGGGACGAAGACGGACTTCTACATGGAAGGTGTGCTTGTTCTGTCAGGTCAAGAGACAATCTACCTGATGAAATTGAAACAGGCGAAAAGCAACTTGATTATTATGTGATGTGTTAG
- a CDS encoding protein of unknown function (Evidence 5 : Unknown function) — protein MKKYIFDCFDDKKKSYGMIITIVAKDKNEAIEILSKKYHDKTNYYDSRVKEIELNTQRDIKEAKQESEKCYNKIHQTNIITLGMLIANMGANICNWQRVGSGAKEQKYTVKDAYRDTKIVLNIT, from the coding sequence ATGAAAAAATATATTTTTGATTGTTTCGATGATAAGAAAAAGTCATACGGTATGATTATAACGATTGTTGCAAAAGATAAAAATGAAGCAATTGAAATTTTATCCAAAAAATATCATGATAAAACTAATTATTATGATAGCAGGGTAAAAGAAATTGAACTGAATACTCAAAGAGATATTAAAGAGGCAAAACAAGAATCAGAAAAATGTTATAATAAAATTCACCAAACTAATATAATTACATTGGGTATGTTAATCGCAAATATGGGAGCAAATATTTGTAATTGGCAAAGAGTCGGATCTGGAGCAAAAGAACAAAAATATACAGTGAAAGATGCTTATAGAGATACTAAAATAGTATTAAATATAACATGA